A region of Ramlibacter agri DNA encodes the following proteins:
- a CDS encoding DUF1566 domain-containing protein, with product MSISKIKKAVALVALAVLASCGGGGGGGGTTEARVTGVADAQVLEGDTGTSTLRFVVSLDKAVGSGVHLTWSTVTTYKGGTGAATGGATCGAGVDYISVSNRDLLIAAGNTSAEIQVTVCGDTTFEPNETLAVKWSTVDNSGTALGTIVNDDAGGLNGTGVAGSYGRDSNPLTNDGTDGRLGFSFAQVASGACTRDKVTGLLWENKAGTGTHSPSGTYTYANLAAFVAAVNAENLCGFNDWRLPTPEELASLVDNGSGGVPAIDSTFFPNSQPSPYWTSTTTQDGLGTNAWFVDFLTGAVSWDNKTNAKAARLVSNGGSTAPAPLPTSCTDSTRFTNNGDGTISDKRTGLMWKQCAEGLSGTSCTTGAGGSFDWNAALARPAATNADANGSGLGYADWRLPTRAELSSITEREQCFNPAANQATFANAEPLGFWTSTPYAYNTSLAWAVDFMEGEVGPALKTGSGSSSKRVRLVRAGQ from the coding sequence GTGACCGGCGTTGCGGACGCCCAGGTGCTGGAGGGCGACACCGGCACCAGCACCCTGCGCTTCGTGGTCTCGCTGGACAAGGCGGTCGGCAGCGGCGTGCACCTCACCTGGTCCACCGTCACCACCTACAAGGGCGGCACCGGCGCGGCCACCGGCGGCGCGACCTGCGGCGCCGGCGTGGACTACATCTCGGTCAGCAACCGCGACCTGCTGATCGCCGCGGGCAACACCTCGGCGGAGATCCAGGTCACCGTCTGCGGCGACACCACCTTCGAGCCGAACGAGACTCTGGCCGTCAAGTGGAGCACCGTGGACAACTCCGGCACGGCGCTCGGCACCATCGTCAACGACGACGCCGGCGGCCTGAACGGCACCGGCGTGGCCGGCTCCTACGGCCGCGACAGCAACCCGCTGACCAACGACGGCACCGACGGCCGCCTGGGCTTTTCCTTCGCCCAGGTCGCGAGCGGCGCCTGCACCCGCGACAAGGTCACCGGCCTGCTGTGGGAAAACAAGGCCGGCACCGGCACGCACAGCCCGTCCGGCACGTACACCTACGCCAACCTGGCAGCCTTCGTGGCCGCGGTGAACGCGGAGAACCTGTGCGGCTTCAACGACTGGCGCCTGCCGACGCCGGAAGAACTGGCTTCGCTGGTGGACAACGGCTCCGGCGGCGTCCCGGCCATCGACAGCACGTTCTTCCCGAACTCGCAGCCCTCGCCGTACTGGACGTCCACCACCACCCAGGACGGTCTGGGGACCAACGCCTGGTTCGTCGACTTCCTGACCGGCGCCGTGTCCTGGGATAACAAGACGAATGCCAAGGCCGCCCGCCTGGTGAGCAACGGCGGTTCCACCGCACCGGCGCCGCTGCCCACCAGCTGCACCGACAGCACGCGCTTCACCAACAACGGCGACGGCACCATCAGCGACAAGCGCACCGGCCTGATGTGGAAGCAGTGCGCCGAAGGCCTGTCAGGCACCTCGTGCACCACCGGCGCGGGCGGCAGCTTCGACTGGAACGCCGCCCTGGCGCGCCCCGCTGCCACCAACGCCGACGCCAACGGTTCCGGCCTGGGCTACGCCGACTGGCGCCTGCCGACCCGCGCGGAGCTGTCGTCCATCACCGAGCGCGAGCAGTGCTTCAACCCCGCGGCGAACCAGGCGACCTTCGCCAACGCGGAGCCGCTCGGCTTCTGGACGTCCACGCCCTACGCCTACAACACCAGCCTGGCCTGGGCCGTCGACTTCATGGAAGGCGAGGTCGGCCCGGCGCTGAAGACCGGCTCCGGCAGTTCGTCCAAGCGCGTGCGCCTGGTGCGCGCCGGCCAGTAA